CCGGCCGGCTGGATGGTGGAATCGCGCACGGGCACCACGATGACGTTCCGCGACACCGCGGGCACACTCGCGAGTGGTGCCTCGGCGGGCGGTTTCGAATTTGCCCTGCAGGCAGCCGCGGGGAATCCGAACATCTTCTACCAGTGGTGTTCCCTGAACGATGCGCAGGTGCTCTGCTGCGCAACTGGCACAGTGCGCTGCGAGGAGGCGCGTGTCGCGTGTGATTCGTTCTACATACGCCCCACTTCCGAGTCGTGCACCTTCTCGGCGTCGTTTTTCAACCGGAACACACAGCAGACTGTTCTCGACGGATTTATCCTGCGCGTGCTGACACCCGGCGCGCAGATTACGGGCGCCACACCGCCGCCCGGATGGCGCCTGGCCACGTTCAGCGCCACACAGATCGTGTTCAGTGACTCCGGCTCCGGCGTGCCCTCGATGGGCGGCAAGGAAGGATTCCAACTGTCGATCAAACCCATGAGCGGCAGCTCGGCCATCAGACTGCAGTGGTGTACACTCAACAGGGGACGCGACGTGTGCTGCGACAGCGCGCTCGTCGAATGTCAGACGCAGGTCTCGTCGCGCGACACCGTGCGGCTGGTGCCCGACGCCGTGCGTCCCTGCTGTTACGACATCCGCGTCTCGAATCTGCATACACCGGCGTCGCCCGTGTCGGTGTTCGACGTTACGGTGCTGACACCCGACGTGGTGGTGTTGCCGCTGTATATCGGTGGTCCGCCCGACTGGCAGTACTCGTACACCGCGCAGAAGGTGACCTGGAGCCGCACCACCACCGGCATTCTCTCGGGCACGACACTCGGCGGTTTTGTGGTATGTTTCGACAACAACAAAACGCAGAACGCGCCGTTCGATATCCGCTGGCAAACGTGGGATGCCGGGATCGTGCTCTCGTCGGACACGCTGAACCGGGCCTGCGACAGGGCGCTCGACATCGCGCGGACGTCCGACGCGCTGCCTACGCGCTTGGCGCTGCGCGAGCCCTTCCCGAATCCGGCGGGCGACGCGGCCACCGTGGAGTTCGACGTGCATCACACCTCCGACATCGTGCTCGACGTTGTCAATTCCGAGGGCCGCATCGTGCGGACACTTGCCGCGGGATTGCGCGTGCCGGGCGTGTATCATGCGCGCTGGGATGCATCCGATCTGCCCGCGGGTCTCTATCTGTACCGCCTCAGTGCCGACGGGCGCTTCGTCACACGGAGTTTCATGATTCTGCGCTGAGAACCGCTCTGCCGTACTCCCGCACCGCACACCACGACACAGCACCGGAAACGGTGCCATGTGCCGGTGCGGTGCGACACACCGCGATCGTCACTCTCCCGAAAGGACATCCATGCACGCATTGACCCTCGTTCTTACGGCCCTGTGTATCATGGCCATCGCATACAGGTATTACAGCGCCTTCATCGCCGCGAAGGTGATAGCCCTCGACGACGCGCGTACAACACCCGCGCATCGTTTCAACGATGGACAGAACTATCAGCCGACGAATAAGTGGGTCCTCTTCGGCCATCATTTTGCAGCGATTGCGGGAGCGGGTCCGCTGATCGGTCCCGTGCTTGCGGCGCAGTTCGGGTATCTCCCCGGTTTCCTGTGGCTGGTGATCGGCGTCGTGCTCGGCGGGGCTGTGCACGACTTTGTCAGTCTGGGCGCATCAATTCGGAGAAACGGGAGATCGATAGCCGAAATAGCGCGCGGCGAGATCAGTCCGCTCGCGGGAACAGTGGGATCGATCGCGATCCTTATCATCGTGGTGATCGCGTTGTCGGGACTCGGTGTTGCGGTGGTGAACGCGTTGAGTGAAAGCGCCTGGGGCACCTTCACCATCGCGATGACCATACCCATCGCGATATTTGTGGGACTGTGGATGACAAAGATCCGTCCCGGCAAAATCACCGAGGCCAGCATCATCGGTGTTGTGGCAGTCCTCGCGGCCGTGGTGCTGGGACACAACGTGCAGAACTCCTCCATCGGATCGTGGTTTGTGCTCTCGCGCAACGGCATTGTGATCGCGCTGGCCGTGTACGGCTTCATCGCGTCGGTGCTGCCGATATGGCTGCTGCTCGCGCCGCGCGACTACCTGAGTTCGTACATGAAGATCGGGACCATCTTCCTGCTCATCGCGGGAGTGGTGGTTGTCAATCCCGTCCTGAAAATTCCCGCGATCACCGAATACGTGTCGGGCGGCGGACCCATCATACACGGAAAACTTTTCCCCTTCCTTTTCATCACCATCGCCTGCGGGGCGATATCGGGATTTCACTCGCTCGTGTCGTCGGGCACGACGCCCAAGATGATCAACAAGGAGAGCGACGCGCGTTTCATCGGCTATGGCGCGATGCTCATGGAAAGTGTTGTCGGCGTCATCGCGCTCGTGGCCGCGGCCTCGCTGCATCCCGGAGATTATTACGCCATCAATCTGCCCGCGGCAAAGTACGCGCTGCTCGGACTGTCACCCGTCAATCTCGACGTCCTTTCCGCCGCCGTCGGTGAAGATCTCGCCGGACGCACGGGAGGCGCCGTGTCGCTCGCCATCGGTTTTGCGCAGATATTCTCCGGCATTCCGGGCATGAAAACGCTGGTCGCCTACTGGTACCATTTTGCGATCATGTTCGAGGCCCTATTCATCCTCACCACCATCGATGCGGGCACACGCGTGGCGCGTTTCCTCGTACAGGAATTTGTGGGCAAGGCGTGGAAACCCTTCGAAAGGGTCAACTGGATTCCGGGCACCATCATTTCTACCGGACTCGTTGTCGCGGCGTGGGCCTATTTTATCTGGACGGGAAACATCAGCACCATCTGGCCCATGTTCGGCACGGCCAATCAACTGCTCGCCGTCGTGGCGCTCGCCGTCGGCACCAGCGCCATCATCAATTCCGGCAAGGCCAAATACGCCTGGGTGACCTTCGTACCCATGGCCTTTGTCGCGACAACAACACTTACGGCGGGTGTGCTGAACATCACCGACAATTTCTGGCCGCTGACGCAGAGTCCCGCCACGGCAGTGCAGGGCTGGGTGAATATCGGACTGACGGCTCTTATTATGATCTGCGCCATCGTCGTGCTCATCGAGGCCTTCCGGTCGTGGGGGCGTGTGCTCCTGAAGGGGCAGCCGCCGCACACACACGCGCTCGTGACGGACGAGGACAACACACCCGGCGAGACGCGCATCTTCCGCTGCT
This portion of the Ignavibacteriota bacterium genome encodes:
- a CDS encoding carbon starvation protein A, yielding MHALTLVLTALCIMAIAYRYYSAFIAAKVIALDDARTTPAHRFNDGQNYQPTNKWVLFGHHFAAIAGAGPLIGPVLAAQFGYLPGFLWLVIGVVLGGAVHDFVSLGASIRRNGRSIAEIARGEISPLAGTVGSIAILIIVVIALSGLGVAVVNALSESAWGTFTIAMTIPIAIFVGLWMTKIRPGKITEASIIGVVAVLAAVVLGHNVQNSSIGSWFVLSRNGIVIALAVYGFIASVLPIWLLLAPRDYLSSYMKIGTIFLLIAGVVVVNPVLKIPAITEYVSGGGPIIHGKLFPFLFITIACGAISGFHSLVSSGTTPKMINKESDARFIGYGAMLMESVVGVIALVAAASLHPGDYYAINLPAAKYALLGLSPVNLDVLSAAVGEDLAGRTGGAVSLAIGFAQIFSGIPGMKTLVAYWYHFAIMFEALFILTTIDAGTRVARFLVQEFVGKAWKPFERVNWIPGTIISTGLVVAAWAYFIWTGNISTIWPMFGTANQLLAVVALAVGTSAIINSGKAKYAWVTFVPMAFVATTTLTAGVLNITDNFWPLTQSPATAVQGWVNIGLTALIMICAIVVLIEAFRSWGRVLLKGQPPHTHALVTDEDNTPGETRIFRCC